The Paraburkholderia sp. ZP32-5 genome includes a window with the following:
- a CDS encoding carbon-nitrogen hydrolase family protein, with the protein MSDTQISSSSSAAAASGPAGSPFRVAALQMVSTPDRERNLAEAGRLIDEAAADGAQLVLLPEYFCFMGFKDTDKLAVRESYQDGPIQRFLADAARRHRIWIIGGTLPLTAPEASRVLNTTLVFDPDGNEAARYDKIHLFNFEKGEESFDEARTIRPGTEVRGFEAPFGRVGLSVCYDLRFPELYRRMGDCALIVVPSAFTYTTGRAHWELLLRTRAIENQCYVLAAAQGGKHENGRRTWGHSMLIDPWGEIVAVRDEGAGVVAGNLERARIDEVRQSLPAWRHRVLD; encoded by the coding sequence ATGAGCGACACACAGATATCTTCTTCCTCTTCGGCCGCGGCAGCGAGCGGCCCCGCCGGCAGCCCGTTCCGGGTCGCCGCGCTGCAGATGGTGAGCACGCCCGATCGCGAGCGCAATCTGGCCGAGGCCGGGCGCCTGATCGATGAAGCCGCGGCCGATGGCGCGCAGCTCGTGCTGCTGCCCGAATATTTCTGCTTCATGGGCTTCAAGGACACGGACAAGCTCGCCGTGCGCGAGTCTTATCAGGACGGCCCGATCCAGCGCTTTCTCGCCGATGCCGCGCGGCGCCACCGCATCTGGATCATCGGCGGCACGCTACCGCTGACCGCGCCGGAAGCCTCGCGCGTGCTAAACACGACGCTGGTGTTCGACCCGGACGGCAACGAAGCCGCGCGCTACGACAAGATCCATCTGTTCAATTTCGAGAAAGGCGAAGAATCGTTCGACGAAGCGCGCACGATCCGTCCCGGCACCGAGGTGCGCGGCTTCGAGGCCCCGTTCGGCCGGGTCGGCCTGTCGGTCTGCTACGATCTGCGCTTCCCGGAGCTATATCGGCGCATGGGCGACTGCGCGCTGATCGTGGTGCCGTCGGCGTTCACCTACACGACCGGTCGCGCGCACTGGGAGCTGCTGCTGCGCACCCGCGCGATCGAAAACCAGTGCTACGTGCTCGCCGCGGCGCAAGGCGGCAAACATGAAAATGGCCGCCGCACGTGGGGCCACAGCATGCTGATCGACCCGTGGGGCGAAATCGTCGCGGTGCGCGACGAGGGCGCCGGCGTGGTCGCCGGCAACCTCGAACGCGCGCGCATCGACGAAGTGCGGCAGAGCCTGCCCGCCTGGCGTCATCGCGTGCTCGACTGA
- a CDS encoding YhdP family protein translates to MSERNDPADPHEQELARHVSASDHIVLRRTLRVLVTLALILYFIATALFLGLRYMVLPRIDAFRPRIEAAVSEKLHTQFTIGRLAPHWSGFQPGLDVTNLVIRDHDGHPALTIPHATATVSWHSLWEFRPALSSLIVDQPDVLVSRSEDGVLSVAGVPVPTRHSGNDTLSTWLLRQQAIVVRGGVLRWHDATRDAPELALRDIRIAILNDGYDHRMALQAPPEGKLLQGPLDFRTHFRHAPLSAIGKPINWTGQAYISTGPVDLPTLARYVKFPIETFAGRIDNAIWIDFSEGRMTNAGGQLNGTDVALRVRPTQPKLLMPMSHFLWRVEAGEGDYKLQLADLRAELGVPPLEDGTPLTRTLSLQTLNGRYRTASQQHGQLLSVSGDRVDLGILAEFSRALPLPRRFLNELVRINPRGMVSDYVIEVERGKPESGEVGSDHRPTGSEPIERYRFKGDLQGISFAAQEPGPGLTPRGHPRAGIPGIENLWGSVDADEKGGKAVLDTSNVAITLPGVFDDPRLKLDRLHARADWTMLPRDADSTRPAFALKLADVSVSNADVSATATADYSNPGHGRGSLDLKADFQRAQVAHIARYLPTAVPEKTRIYLGHGLQAGISRGATIEIHGDLTKFPYARDPDAGLFHIVAPFTGGRFDPTPFPPRKMRNGTPNVWPAFDGIDGVFELKQNVLRFDIERGRYERVALTGVRGRIDDLGTKGSNLTIQGNARGPLGDMLDYVNDSSLGIMARHQTERIRAEGPASLALKLTIPRIPKPHVSVEGTVGFENNRLSANNVPPLSQLNGRVRFTEHTAQLDRLSGQFLGGDVHANGGLRQDGRYALALGGHIAVDAARGLNLHGPAEQVLTHMSGSAPYALNVSGARGSLPEVSADSDLTGLALDFPAPFNKPVGTPMPLHFAVNPATAPGDAGLERLDLTFGPATAAYVLRYQPKLQPNTPPQVVRGAIGVNRPADLPSEGVVAAVDVKAFDADAWRALAAQLRAGAAANGASGTTGANAAGSRTATPAPTPNPTVTQFLPSRFALHIDTLTLFKRHWDNVIVGASHMDRTWQANIASNQVSGHVSWLPGVTRDSPGKLEARFARVVIPSVADKDMLGPVMSAPALNMPSIDLVVDELILRERNIGKLEVNAHNFEENGVPVWQLDKLDVTNPAATLTATANWRTSTDLDSAPDETTPRRTVFDFKLDIKDAGALLERFGLARTLKNGSGSLAGKVAWQGGPTTIDYTTLNGNLALDLRHGQILKVDPGVATLLGVLSLQSLARIATLDFRDVIGEGLPFSSVTGTAQIHDGIARTDNFRMVTAPARAEMTGSVDIAQKTQDMHLHVVPTVSAGAAVVAATVVNPLFGLGALVADLAFSHSVSHVFAREYWITGSWTKPRVERVTTERGKMDAPASTVEAH, encoded by the coding sequence ATGTCCGAGCGAAACGATCCCGCCGACCCGCACGAACAAGAGCTGGCCCGGCATGTGAGCGCAAGCGACCACATCGTGCTGCGCCGGACCTTGCGCGTGCTCGTCACGCTCGCGCTGATTCTGTACTTCATCGCCACGGCACTGTTCCTCGGCTTGCGCTACATGGTGCTGCCGCGTATCGACGCGTTCCGGCCGCGCATCGAAGCCGCGGTCTCCGAGAAACTTCACACCCAGTTCACGATCGGCCGGCTGGCGCCGCACTGGAGCGGCTTCCAGCCCGGTCTCGACGTCACCAACCTGGTCATCCGCGATCACGACGGACACCCCGCACTGACGATTCCGCACGCGACCGCGACGGTGTCGTGGCACTCGCTGTGGGAGTTTCGACCGGCGCTGTCGAGCCTGATCGTCGATCAGCCGGACGTGCTGGTCTCGCGCAGCGAAGACGGCGTGCTGTCGGTGGCGGGGGTGCCGGTGCCGACCCGCCATAGCGGCAACGACACGCTGTCCACCTGGCTGCTGCGCCAGCAGGCGATCGTCGTGCGCGGCGGCGTACTGCGCTGGCACGACGCGACGCGCGACGCGCCGGAGCTCGCCTTGCGCGACATCCGCATCGCGATCCTCAACGACGGTTACGACCACCGCATGGCCTTGCAGGCGCCGCCCGAAGGCAAGTTGCTGCAAGGCCCGCTCGATTTCCGCACGCACTTCCGGCACGCGCCGCTGTCCGCGATCGGCAAGCCGATCAACTGGACCGGCCAGGCATACATCTCGACCGGTCCGGTCGATCTGCCGACGCTCGCGCGCTACGTCAAATTCCCGATCGAGACGTTCGCCGGCCGCATCGACAATGCGATCTGGATAGACTTCAGCGAAGGCCGCATGACCAACGCGGGCGGCCAGTTGAACGGCACCGACGTCGCGCTGCGTGTACGCCCGACGCAGCCGAAGTTGCTGATGCCGATGTCGCATTTTCTGTGGCGCGTCGAAGCGGGCGAAGGCGATTACAAGCTGCAACTCGCCGATCTGCGCGCTGAACTCGGCGTACCGCCGCTCGAAGACGGCACGCCGCTCACCCGTACCCTGAGCCTCCAGACGCTGAACGGGCGTTACCGGACCGCGTCGCAGCAGCATGGGCAATTGCTGAGCGTCAGCGGCGATCGCGTCGACCTCGGCATCCTCGCCGAATTCAGCCGGGCGCTGCCGCTGCCGCGGCGCTTCCTGAACGAACTCGTACGGATCAACCCGCGCGGGATGGTGTCGGACTATGTGATCGAGGTGGAGCGCGGCAAGCCGGAATCGGGCGAGGTCGGCAGCGACCATCGGCCGACGGGCTCGGAGCCGATCGAGCGTTATCGCTTCAAGGGCGATCTGCAGGGCATCAGCTTCGCCGCCCAGGAGCCGGGGCCGGGGCTCACGCCGCGCGGCCATCCGCGCGCCGGCATACCCGGCATCGAAAATCTGTGGGGCAGTGTCGATGCCGACGAAAAAGGCGGCAAGGCGGTGCTCGACACGTCGAACGTCGCGATCACGCTGCCGGGCGTATTCGACGATCCGCGCCTGAAGCTCGACCGTCTGCACGCCCGCGCGGACTGGACGATGCTGCCGAGAGACGCCGACAGCACGCGCCCGGCGTTCGCGCTGAAGCTAGCCGATGTCAGCGTGTCGAACGCCGACGTTTCCGCCACCGCGACCGCGGACTACAGCAACCCGGGCCACGGCCGCGGCTCGCTCGATCTGAAGGCCGACTTCCAGCGCGCGCAGGTGGCGCACATCGCCCGTTATCTACCGACCGCGGTCCCCGAAAAAACCCGCATCTACCTCGGCCACGGCTTGCAGGCGGGCATTTCGCGCGGCGCCACGATCGAGATACATGGCGATCTGACCAAGTTCCCGTATGCGCGCGACCCCGACGCCGGCCTGTTCCATATCGTCGCGCCGTTCACCGGCGGCAGATTCGACCCGACGCCGTTTCCGCCGCGCAAGATGCGCAACGGCACACCGAACGTATGGCCGGCGTTCGACGGCATCGACGGCGTATTCGAACTGAAGCAGAACGTGCTGCGCTTCGACATCGAGCGCGGGCGATACGAGCGCGTCGCGCTCACCGGCGTGCGCGGCAGGATCGACGACCTCGGCACGAAAGGCTCGAACCTGACGATCCAGGGCAACGCGCGCGGGCCGCTCGGCGACATGCTCGACTATGTGAACGACAGCTCGCTCGGCATCATGGCGCGGCACCAGACCGAGCGGATCCGCGCCGAAGGGCCCGCGTCGCTCGCGCTCAAGCTGACGATTCCGCGCATACCGAAGCCGCATGTCAGCGTGGAAGGCACGGTCGGCTTCGAGAACAACCGGCTCAGTGCGAACAACGTGCCGCCGCTGTCGCAGCTGAACGGCCGCGTGCGTTTCACCGAACACACGGCTCAGCTCGACCGACTCTCCGGGCAGTTCCTCGGCGGCGACGTGCACGCGAACGGCGGCCTGCGCCAGGACGGCAGGTACGCGCTCGCGCTCGGCGGCCATATCGCCGTGGATGCGGCGCGCGGCCTCAATCTGCATGGCCCGGCCGAGCAGGTGCTCACGCATATGAGCGGCAGCGCGCCGTACGCGCTGAACGTCAGCGGCGCGCGCGGCAGCTTGCCGGAAGTCAGCGCGGACTCCGATCTGACAGGGCTCGCGCTCGACTTCCCGGCGCCGTTCAACAAACCGGTCGGCACGCCAATGCCGCTGCACTTCGCGGTCAATCCGGCGACGGCGCCCGGCGATGCCGGACTGGAGCGGCTCGACCTCACGTTCGGGCCGGCCACCGCCGCTTACGTGCTGCGCTATCAGCCGAAGCTGCAGCCCAATACGCCGCCGCAGGTGGTGCGCGGCGCGATCGGCGTGAACCGGCCGGCGGATCTGCCGTCCGAGGGTGTGGTCGCCGCGGTCGACGTGAAGGCGTTCGACGCCGATGCATGGCGCGCGCTCGCCGCGCAGTTGCGCGCCGGGGCCGCGGCGAACGGTGCCAGCGGCACGACCGGCGCCAACGCCGCCGGCTCGCGGACGGCCACGCCCGCGCCCACGCCTAATCCGACCGTCACGCAATTCCTGCCGAGCCGCTTCGCGCTGCACATCGACACGCTGACGCTCTTCAAGCGTCACTGGGACAACGTGATCGTCGGCGCATCGCACATGGATCGCACCTGGCAGGCGAACATCGCGTCGAATCAGGTATCGGGCCACGTGTCGTGGCTGCCGGGCGTCACGCGCGATTCGCCCGGCAAGCTGGAGGCACGGTTCGCGCGCGTGGTGATTCCGTCGGTCGCGGACAAGGACATGCTCGGTCCGGTGATGTCGGCGCCGGCGCTCAACATGCCGTCGATCGATCTGGTCGTCGACGAGCTGATCCTGCGCGAGCGCAACATCGGCAAGCTGGAAGTCAATGCACACAACTTCGAGGAAAACGGCGTGCCGGTCTGGCAGCTCGATAAGCTCGACGTGACGAATCCGGCGGCGACGCTCACCGCCACCGCGAACTGGCGCACCTCCACCGACCTCGACAGCGCGCCGGACGAAACCACGCCGCGGCGCACCGTGTTCGATTTCAAGCTCGACATCAAGGACGCCGGCGCGCTACTCGAACGCTTCGGCCTCGCGAGGACGCTGAAAAACGGCAGCGGCTCGCTGGCGGGCAAGGTAGCGTGGCAAGGCGGCCCGACCACGATCGACTACACGACGCTCAACGGCAACCTCGCGCTCGATCTGCGTCACGGCCAGATCCTGAAGGTCGATCCAGGCGTCGCGACGCTGCTTGGCGTGCTCAGCCTGCAAAGCCTCGCACGCATCGCGACGCTCGATTTCCGCGACGTGATCGGCGAGGGGCTGCCGTTCTCCAGCGTGACCGGCACCGCGCAGATTCATGACGGCATCGCCCGCACCGATAACTTCAGGATGGTGACCGCGCCGGCGCGCGCCGAGATGACCGGCTCGGTCGATATCGCGCAGAAGACTCAGGACATGCACCTGCATGTCGTGCCGACCGTCAGCGCGGGTGCGGCGGTGGTCGCCGCGACGGTCGTCAATCCGCTGTTTGGTCTCGGCGCGCTGGTCGCCGACCTCGCGTTCTCGCACTCGGTGTCGCATGTGTTCGCGCGCGAGTACTGGATTACCGGCTCGTGGACGAAGCCGCGCGTCGAGCGGGTCACGACCGAACGGGGTAAGATGGACGCTCCCGCTTCGACCGTGGAAGCGCACTGA
- a CDS encoding type II toxin-antitoxin system RelE/ParE family toxin: protein MEQEKEIRWLGSSYCDLLAFPDEARRLAGFQLHKIQAGLDPDDWKPFDSIGAGTREIRIREENGIFRVMYVTKYVEALYVLHCFQKKTQKLSVQDRKIAVTRYRAIINERKT from the coding sequence ATGGAGCAGGAAAAAGAAATTCGCTGGCTAGGCTCCAGCTATTGCGATTTGCTCGCCTTTCCCGATGAAGCACGTCGTCTCGCGGGGTTTCAGCTCCACAAGATTCAGGCAGGGCTCGACCCCGACGACTGGAAGCCGTTCGACTCGATCGGCGCGGGAACTCGCGAAATTCGCATCCGGGAAGAAAACGGCATTTTTCGCGTGATGTACGTGACCAAATACGTCGAAGCGCTTTACGTGCTGCATTGTTTTCAGAAGAAAACACAGAAGCTCAGCGTGCAAGACAGAAAGATCGCCGTAACCCGTTACCGCGCAATCATTAACGAGAGGAAAACCTGA
- a CDS encoding FAD-linked oxidase C-terminal domain-containing protein, protein MNHPVPPAPLRRPFPAELLNNLKAAFGDRVSVAEAVRAHHGRDESPFDPQLPDAVVFARTTEDVQTAVKLCGQYDVPIIPYGNGSSLEGHLLAVQGGVSIDLSEMNRVLSINAEDLTVTVEPGISRKQLNEALRDTGLFFPIDPGADASIGGMSATRASGTNAVRYGTMRENVLGLTVVLADGRVIKTGTRARKSSAGYDLTRLFVGSEGTLGVITEITVRLYPQPEAVSAAVCAFPSMGDAVRAVIETIQIGVPIARVEFVDSLAIRSINRHSNLTLREAPTLFFEFHGTEAGVKEQAELVQDIAAQNAGEGFEWATRPEDRSRLWNARHNAYFAMLQLKPGCRAVTTDVCVPISRLAECVVETEQDLKASPLPCPIVGHVGDGNFHVAILIDPNKPEELEEAERLNHRIVQRALRMDGTCTGEHGVGLHKMGFLLEEHGDVAVDTMRSIKHALDPRNLMNPGKIFAWAA, encoded by the coding sequence GTGAACCATCCCGTGCCGCCGGCCCCGCTGCGCCGGCCGTTTCCCGCCGAACTGCTGAATAACCTCAAAGCCGCGTTCGGCGACCGCGTGTCCGTTGCCGAAGCCGTGCGCGCGCACCACGGCCGCGACGAGTCCCCTTTCGATCCGCAACTGCCTGACGCCGTCGTGTTCGCTCGCACCACCGAAGACGTGCAAACCGCCGTCAAACTGTGTGGGCAGTACGACGTGCCGATCATTCCATATGGCAACGGCTCGTCGCTCGAAGGACATCTGCTCGCGGTACAAGGCGGCGTGTCGATCGATCTGTCGGAGATGAACCGGGTGTTGTCGATCAACGCCGAAGACCTCACCGTGACCGTCGAACCCGGCATCTCGCGCAAGCAGTTGAACGAAGCACTGCGCGACACCGGCCTGTTCTTCCCGATCGACCCGGGTGCGGACGCGAGCATCGGCGGCATGTCGGCCACGCGCGCGTCGGGCACCAATGCCGTGCGCTACGGCACGATGCGCGAGAACGTGCTCGGCCTGACGGTCGTGCTCGCCGATGGCCGCGTGATCAAAACCGGCACGCGGGCGCGCAAGTCGTCGGCGGGCTACGACCTCACGCGTCTTTTCGTCGGCTCGGAAGGCACGCTCGGCGTGATTACCGAAATCACCGTGCGCCTTTATCCGCAGCCCGAAGCGGTGTCGGCCGCGGTGTGTGCGTTCCCGTCGATGGGCGACGCGGTACGCGCGGTCATCGAAACGATCCAGATCGGCGTGCCAATCGCGCGTGTCGAGTTCGTCGATTCGCTCGCGATCCGCTCGATCAATCGCCATTCGAATCTGACGCTGCGCGAAGCGCCCACACTGTTCTTCGAATTCCATGGCACCGAAGCCGGCGTGAAAGAACAGGCCGAACTCGTGCAGGACATTGCCGCGCAGAACGCGGGCGAAGGCTTCGAATGGGCGACCCGGCCGGAAGATCGCAGCCGTCTGTGGAATGCGCGTCACAACGCTTATTTCGCAATGCTGCAACTGAAGCCCGGCTGCCGCGCGGTCACGACCGACGTGTGCGTGCCGATCTCGCGCCTCGCCGAATGCGTGGTCGAAACGGAGCAGGATCTGAAGGCATCGCCGCTGCCCTGCCCGATCGTCGGCCATGTCGGCGACGGCAACTTCCACGTCGCGATCCTGATCGACCCGAACAAGCCCGAAGAACTCGAAGAAGCTGAGCGCCTGAACCATCGCATCGTGCAGCGCGCGTTGCGCATGGACGGCACCTGCACCGGCGAGCATGGCGTCGGCCTGCACAAGATGGGCTTCCTGCTGGAAGAACACGGCGACGTCGCGGTGGATACGATGCGCTCGATCAAGCACGCGCTCGATCCCCGCAACCTGATGAACCCGGGCAAGATTTTCGCGTGGGCGGCCTGA
- a CDS encoding helix-turn-helix domain-containing protein, with the protein MTIDTKIRHVSKPGSNLFLELGFSAEEAKRLHAASQKQINDTRLLKEQLMSELSSWIEQHHLKQAEAAEILMVSRPRVSDVVNKKTTKFTIDTLVEMMSRIGKPVTLAIG; encoded by the coding sequence ATGACGATCGACACCAAAATCCGTCACGTAAGCAAACCCGGCAGCAATCTGTTTCTTGAACTCGGCTTCTCCGCCGAAGAAGCAAAACGCCTGCATGCCGCGTCGCAAAAGCAGATCAACGACACCCGGCTGCTGAAGGAACAACTGATGAGCGAGCTGTCCAGCTGGATCGAACAGCATCATCTGAAGCAGGCCGAAGCCGCGGAAATTCTGATGGTGTCGCGCCCGCGCGTGTCCGACGTCGTCAACAAGAAAACCACCAAGTTCACGATCGACACACTCGTCGAAATGATGAGCCGCATTGGCAAACCGGTGACGCTTGCCATTGGCTAA
- a CDS encoding cob(I)yrinic acid a,c-diamide adenosyltransferase produces the protein MGNRLSKIATRTGDDGTTGLGDGRRVRKDSARIAAIGDVDELNSNLGVLLCEHLPDDVRTALVAIQHDLFDLGGELCIPGHTMITDRHLAQLDGWLADYNAALPPLKEFILPGGSRAAALAHVCRTVCRRAERAIVALGEHEELNAAPRQYVNRLSDLLFVLARVLNRADGGTDVLWQHDRGTH, from the coding sequence ATGGGTAATCGCCTGAGCAAGATCGCCACTCGCACCGGTGACGACGGGACCACCGGTCTCGGCGACGGCCGCCGCGTGCGCAAGGACAGCGCGCGCATCGCCGCGATCGGCGACGTCGACGAACTCAATTCGAATCTCGGCGTGCTGTTGTGCGAACACCTGCCCGACGACGTGCGCACCGCTCTGGTTGCGATTCAGCATGACCTGTTCGATCTGGGCGGCGAGTTGTGCATTCCCGGTCACACGATGATTACGGATCGGCATCTTGCGCAACTCGATGGCTGGCTCGCCGATTACAACGCAGCGTTGCCACCGCTAAAGGAGTTCATTCTGCCTGGCGGCTCGCGCGCGGCCGCGCTTGCGCATGTGTGCCGGACGGTATGCCGTCGTGCTGAACGCGCGATCGTCGCGCTCGGCGAGCACGAGGAACTCAACGCGGCGCCGCGTCAGTATGTGAACCGGCTCTCTGATCTGCTGTTCGTGCTTGCACGCGTGCTCAATCGCGCGGATGGCGGCACCGATGTGTTGTGGCAGCACGATCGCGGTACGCATTGA
- the aroG gene encoding 3-deoxy-7-phosphoheptulonate synthase AroG, which yields MPLHNTDDVRIRELKELTPPAHLIREFACDETVSSLIYDARNAMHRILHGMDDRLIVIIGPCSIHDTKAALEYAGRLIEQRKRFAGELEVVMRVYFEKPRTTVGWKGLINDPHLDNSFKINDGLRTARELLLRINELGLPAATEYLDMISPQYIADLISWGAIGARTTESQVHRELASGLSCPVGFKNGTDGNVKIAVDAIKAASQPHHFLSVTKGGHSAIVSTAGNEDCHIILRGGKTPNYDADSVNVACSDIGKAGLAARLMIDASHANSSKKHENQIPVCADISRQIASGDERIVGVMVESHLVAGRQDLQEGCALAYGQSITDGCIGWDESIPVLEGLAEAVKQRRVARGSGN from the coding sequence ATGCCCCTGCACAATACCGACGATGTCCGCATCCGCGAACTGAAAGAACTCACGCCGCCCGCTCACCTGATTCGCGAGTTCGCCTGCGACGAGACCGTATCCAGCCTGATCTACGACGCGCGCAATGCCATGCATCGCATCCTGCACGGTATGGACGACCGGCTGATCGTGATCATCGGACCGTGCTCGATTCACGACACCAAGGCTGCGCTCGAATACGCCGGCCGACTGATCGAGCAACGCAAGCGCTTCGCCGGCGAACTCGAAGTCGTGATGCGCGTGTACTTCGAAAAGCCGCGCACGACGGTGGGCTGGAAAGGCCTGATCAACGACCCGCATCTGGACAATAGCTTCAAGATCAACGACGGCCTGCGCACCGCGCGCGAGTTGCTGTTGCGCATCAACGAACTGGGCCTGCCGGCCGCCACCGAATACCTCGACATGATCAGCCCGCAGTACATCGCGGACCTGATCTCGTGGGGCGCGATCGGCGCGCGCACCACCGAGTCGCAGGTGCACCGTGAACTCGCCTCGGGACTGTCGTGTCCGGTCGGCTTCAAGAACGGCACGGACGGCAATGTCAAGATCGCCGTCGATGCCATCAAGGCCGCCTCGCAACCGCACCATTTCCTGTCGGTCACGAAGGGTGGCCACTCGGCGATCGTGTCGACCGCGGGCAACGAGGATTGCCACATCATCCTGCGCGGCGGCAAGACACCGAACTACGACGCCGATAGCGTCAATGTGGCCTGCAGCGACATCGGCAAGGCAGGTCTCGCCGCGCGCCTGATGATCGACGCGAGCCATGCGAACAGCTCGAAGAAGCACGAGAACCAGATTCCGGTATGCGCGGACATCAGCCGCCAGATCGCTTCGGGCGACGAGCGGATCGTCGGTGTGATGGTCGAATCGCACCTCGTGGCGGGCCGCCAGGATCTGCAGGAAGGTTGCGCGCTGGCCTATGGCCAGAGCATCACCGATGGATGCATCGGCTGGGACGAAAGCATTCCCGTGCTCGAAGGTCTTGCCGAAGCAGTCAAGCAGCGTCGCGTCGCGCGCGGCAGCGGCAATTAA
- the tldD gene encoding metalloprotease TldD, with translation MNIIEPGIRNLAAAKDILLTPYGLDESLLTRTLAEIFTHRIDYADLYFQYTRSEAWSLEEGIVKSGSFSIDQGVGVRAVSGDRTAFAYSDDLSPEAIRQAALATRSIAKAGGGKQKIKAASSLTGIAGRDLYLPSDPLHSLDATAKVKLLERIEKMARGRDPRIQQVMAGLAGEYDVVLVARSDGGFAADIRPLVRVSVTVIAEQNGRREIGSGGGGGRFDYGYFTDEVLSRYVDDAVHAALVNLDARPAPAGAMTVVLGPGWPGVLLHEAIGHGLEGDFNRKGSSAFAGRIGEQVAAKGVTVVDDGTLPNRRGSLNIDDEGNPTQCTTLIEDGILKGYIQDTLNARLMKMPVTGNARRESYAALPMPRMTNTYMLNGDKDPQEILASVKNGLYAVNFGGGQVDITNGKFVFSASEAYMIENGKITYPVKGATLIGSGPESLKYITMIGNDMKLDSGVGVCGKEGQSVPVGVGQPTLRIERMTVGGTA, from the coding sequence ATGAACATCATCGAACCCGGTATCCGTAATCTCGCCGCCGCCAAGGACATCCTCCTCACGCCCTACGGTCTGGACGAGTCGCTGCTCACGCGCACGCTCGCCGAAATCTTCACGCACCGCATCGATTACGCGGATCTGTACTTCCAGTACACGCGCAGCGAAGCGTGGAGTCTCGAAGAAGGTATCGTGAAATCGGGCAGCTTCAGTATCGACCAGGGCGTCGGCGTGCGCGCCGTGTCGGGCGACCGCACGGCTTTCGCGTACTCGGACGATCTGTCGCCAGAAGCAATTCGTCAGGCGGCGCTCGCCACCCGTTCGATTGCCAAGGCAGGCGGCGGCAAGCAGAAGATCAAGGCGGCCTCGTCGCTGACCGGTATCGCCGGGCGCGATCTGTACCTGCCGTCCGATCCGCTGCATTCGCTGGACGCGACCGCCAAGGTCAAGCTGCTCGAACGCATCGAGAAGATGGCGCGCGGCCGCGACCCGCGCATCCAGCAGGTGATGGCGGGCCTCGCCGGCGAATACGACGTGGTGCTGGTCGCGCGCAGCGACGGCGGCTTCGCGGCCGACATCCGGCCGCTCGTGCGCGTGTCGGTCACGGTGATCGCCGAGCAGAACGGCCGTCGCGAGATCGGCAGCGGCGGTGGCGGCGGCCGCTTCGACTACGGCTATTTCACCGACGAAGTGCTGTCGCGCTACGTCGACGACGCGGTACACGCGGCGCTCGTCAATCTCGACGCGCGTCCGGCGCCGGCCGGCGCGATGACTGTCGTGCTCGGCCCGGGCTGGCCCGGCGTGCTGCTGCACGAAGCGATCGGTCACGGCCTCGAAGGCGACTTCAACCGCAAGGGTTCGTCGGCGTTCGCGGGACGCATCGGCGAGCAGGTCGCCGCGAAGGGCGTCACCGTGGTCGACGACGGCACGCTGCCGAACCGCCGCGGCTCGTTGAACATCGACGACGAAGGCAATCCGACGCAGTGCACGACGCTGATCGAGGACGGCATCCTGAAGGGCTATATCCAGGACACGCTGAACGCGCGTCTGATGAAGATGCCGGTCACCGGCAACGCGCGGCGCGAATCGTACGCGGCGCTGCCGATGCCGCGCATGACCAATACGTACATGCTCAACGGCGACAAGGATCCGCAGGAAATTCTCGCGTCCGTAAAGAACGGCCTGTATGCGGTGAATTTCGGCGGCGGCCAGGTCGACATCACGAACGGCAAGTTCGTGTTCTCGGCGTCCGAGGCATACATGATCGAGAACGGCAAGATCACGTATCCGGTCAAGGGTGCAACGCTGATCGGCAGCGGCCCGGAATCGCTGAAGTACATCACGATGATCGGCAACGACATGAAGCTCGATTCGGGCGTCGGCGTGTGCGGCAAGGAAGGTCAGAGCGTGCCGGTGGGCGTCGGTCAGCCGACGCTGCGCATCGAGCGCATGACCGTGGGCGGTACGGCCTGA